From Pedobacter indicus, a single genomic window includes:
- a CDS encoding THUMP-like domain-containing protein, translating into MSLNEKILTTEVQKFIIENEWTDPKLIALKKTPFLQVNSAELAQQIESRRKAKKKLPTWYMTNGIYYPKALSIEQSSSEQTADFKRQLISSNESLIDLTGGFGVDAHYFSLTAKKVVHCEIDPTLSKISKHNAKVLNRKNIEFRQGNGIDILKKSNEHFDTIYIDPARRLNTKKVFLLQDCQPDILEHRQTLLERSKQVIVKTSPLLDISQTLVQLQNIKEVYILSIKNECKELLIVLGQEPVSRTKITAQLLNEDERSFSFFADEELEAKALFSEPESYIYDPDASLLKAGCFKLISTYYQLNKLHINTHLYTSSNKIENFAGRTFKIKAVMDYRDFKKGKDHPAASIISKNFPINSTTLRKKHKIKESAEHFLFFCKTHDENLRVISAERLSS; encoded by the coding sequence ATGAGTTTAAATGAAAAAATATTAACTACTGAAGTTCAGAAATTTATCATAGAAAATGAATGGACAGATCCAAAGCTGATTGCATTAAAAAAAACTCCTTTTTTACAGGTAAATAGCGCAGAGCTTGCGCAACAGATTGAATCCCGCCGAAAAGCGAAAAAAAAACTTCCGACCTGGTACATGACGAATGGGATTTATTACCCCAAAGCCCTGTCTATTGAGCAGTCATCTTCAGAACAAACGGCAGATTTCAAAAGGCAGCTGATCAGTTCTAACGAGTCGTTGATTGACTTGACAGGCGGTTTCGGTGTGGACGCCCATTATTTCTCACTGACAGCTAAGAAAGTTGTACACTGCGAAATCGACCCAACGCTATCAAAAATTTCGAAACACAACGCAAAGGTTCTGAACCGCAAAAATATTGAGTTTAGACAGGGCAACGGCATCGATATCCTGAAAAAAAGCAACGAACATTTTGATACAATTTATATCGATCCAGCGCGCCGCCTCAATACAAAAAAGGTATTTCTTCTTCAAGATTGCCAGCCAGATATTTTGGAGCACCGGCAAACTTTATTAGAGCGGAGCAAACAGGTGATCGTTAAAACCTCTCCTCTACTCGATATCAGTCAAACGCTCGTTCAACTTCAAAACATCAAAGAAGTCTATATTCTCAGTATTAAAAACGAATGCAAAGAATTATTAATTGTTCTTGGTCAGGAACCCGTTAGCCGTACCAAAATCACGGCCCAACTGTTGAACGAAGATGAGAGAAGCTTTTCATTTTTCGCTGATGAAGAACTGGAAGCAAAAGCCCTGTTCAGCGAACCTGAAAGTTATATCTACGACCCCGATGCATCCCTCTTAAAAGCAGGCTGCTTTAAGCTAATATCGACATATTATCAGCTTAACAAGCTCCATATCAACACCCACCTATACACATCCTCAAATAAAATCGAAAATTTTGCCGGCCGAACTTTTAAAATAAAGGCCGTAATGGATTATCGGGATTTCAAAAAAGGAAAAGACCACCCTGCAGCGAGCATCATCAGCAAAAACTTCCCCATCAATTCCACTACCCTCAGAAAAAAACATAAGATCAAAGAAAGCGCTGAGCATTTCTTATTCTTTTGTAAAACTCACGATGAAAACCTACGGGTCATTTCCGCCGAACGTCTATCATCGTAA
- a CDS encoding aspartate kinase: MHIFKFGGASVKNAENIKNVLQIIELHKQEQLLIIVSAIGQTTNKLEELLNSFFYRQGTHLQLFDEIKQFHFQVLDELFEDKNHPIFDDVLNTFVEIDWIIEEDPQDPYDYLYDQIVSIGEMVSTKILSAYFETCGLPTKWIDVRNYIHTDNTYRDARVDWEKTEIAIQRDIPAMIQSSIPITQGFIGGTSENFTTTLGREGSDYTAAIFAACLNARALTIWKDVPGILNADPKWFSSTELIPELSYIDAIELSYYGANVIHPKTIKPLENKEIPLYVRSFINVSGSGTRIHKTTESLSVPSFIFKVNQALISILPNDFSFIVEDNLSHIFNAFHKHKVKINMMHNSAVSFSVSVDNHEDQVTALIEELRKDFSVSYLPNLELVTIRYYNQETIDRVLVNKEVILEVKDLYTCQMLIRDKAS, encoded by the coding sequence ATGCACATATTTAAATTTGGCGGCGCGTCCGTTAAAAATGCAGAAAACATTAAGAACGTTCTGCAAATAATAGAGCTACATAAACAAGAACAGCTCTTGATTATTGTCTCAGCAATCGGACAAACAACGAACAAATTAGAAGAATTATTAAATTCATTTTTCTACCGACAGGGAACACATCTACAACTATTCGATGAAATCAAACAGTTCCACTTTCAAGTTCTCGACGAACTTTTTGAAGACAAAAACCATCCAATTTTTGATGATGTTCTGAATACTTTTGTTGAAATCGACTGGATTATTGAGGAAGACCCACAAGACCCTTATGATTATCTATATGATCAAATTGTATCTATAGGCGAGATGGTTTCCACAAAGATCCTTAGTGCTTACTTCGAAACATGTGGGCTGCCAACAAAGTGGATTGATGTCCGAAACTATATTCATACAGACAATACATACAGAGATGCTCGGGTCGACTGGGAAAAAACAGAAATTGCCATTCAGAGAGACATCCCTGCAATGATACAGAGCTCCATACCCATCACTCAAGGCTTTATCGGCGGAACATCAGAAAATTTCACGACTACCCTTGGACGAGAGGGCTCAGATTATACTGCAGCGATCTTCGCCGCTTGTCTCAATGCACGGGCGCTTACCATTTGGAAAGACGTTCCCGGCATTCTGAATGCCGATCCGAAGTGGTTTAGCTCAACTGAGCTGATTCCTGAACTATCTTATATCGATGCAATCGAATTGAGTTATTACGGAGCAAATGTTATTCATCCTAAAACCATTAAGCCATTAGAAAACAAGGAAATACCACTATACGTACGATCTTTTATCAACGTTAGCGGAAGTGGAACTCGCATTCATAAGACTACAGAGAGCCTATCCGTGCCATCGTTTATATTCAAAGTAAACCAGGCCTTGATATCGATCTTACCAAACGACTTTTCGTTTATTGTAGAAGATAACCTTAGCCATATCTTCAATGCGTTCCACAAACACAAAGTCAAGATTAATATGATGCACAATAGTGCGGTCAGCTTCTCGGTCAGTGTAGATAATCACGAAGATCAGGTTACAGCACTTATAGAAGAGCTTCGCAAAGATTTTAGTGTGTCATATTTGCCTAATTTGGAGTTGGTAACGATTCGTTACTATAACCAAGAGACAATCGACCGCGTCCTCGTGAACAAGGAAGTTATTCTGGAAGTCAAAGACTTGTATACCTGCCAAATGCTGATTCGGGATAAAGCATCATGA
- a CDS encoding DUF3298 and DUF4163 domain-containing protein has product MTKFISPLLFLAAITLFACNQSQQNTDSTSAKTADSAATDTIAYTIEDYRLESEVETEVTDTMGKTYYQVRYPKFDEANLGELNRYLESRLSFIYPDTSSETIDEAAKTFIKSFDDFQKEEVKSPFPWYTNTEILVPVNTPLYLGLEVRTDNFTGGAHGSYGVLFTNYDLQDKREINLNEIIADGKMDSLTQIAETVFLENEKKARGEEAPISSFFFEDNKFTLNDNFLLKKDSLLFLYNIYEIKPYSDGITELAIPYTQIENLLTPKAKEYISQHSQL; this is encoded by the coding sequence ATGACTAAATTCATCTCACCATTATTATTTTTAGCAGCAATTACCTTGTTCGCATGTAACCAATCGCAACAAAACACCGATTCCACCTCCGCTAAAACGGCTGATTCGGCTGCGACTGATACGATTGCCTATACCATAGAAGACTATCGCTTAGAAAGCGAGGTAGAAACAGAAGTTACTGACACCATGGGTAAAACCTATTACCAGGTTCGTTACCCTAAATTTGATGAAGCAAACTTAGGAGAACTCAACAGGTACCTTGAGTCTCGCTTATCTTTTATCTACCCGGATACCAGCTCCGAGACTATTGATGAAGCCGCAAAAACTTTTATTAAAAGCTTCGACGACTTCCAGAAAGAAGAAGTTAAAAGTCCATTTCCATGGTACACCAATACAGAGATTCTTGTTCCTGTGAACACACCGCTTTATCTCGGACTAGAAGTAAGAACAGATAACTTCACCGGTGGCGCACATGGGTCGTATGGGGTTCTATTTACCAATTACGACCTACAGGACAAAAGAGAGATCAATTTAAATGAGATTATTGCAGACGGTAAAATGGACTCGCTGACCCAAATAGCAGAGACTGTCTTTTTGGAAAACGAAAAGAAAGCTCGGGGCGAAGAGGCACCAATTAGTTCATTCTTTTTTGAAGACAATAAATTTACATTGAACGATAACTTCCTTCTTAAGAAGGACAGTCTGCTTTTTCTCTACAACATCTATGAAATCAAACCTTATTCAGATGGCATTACAGAATTAGCTATACCATACACACAGATAGAAAACCTTCTAACACCAAAAGCAAAGGAATACATAAGTCAACATTCGCAACTGTAA
- a CDS encoding GNAT family N-acetyltransferase, translated as MEVQLRKAQKEDCPRLLELVKELAEYEKAPKEVTVSIGEFESAGFGENPVWEAYVAEIGGQVVGMALYYIRYSTWKGRRLYLEDIIVTEKHRGQGLGKLLFDKVLNISKEKGYSGMVWQVLDWNEPAINFYKKYNTTIEDGWLNASISHN; from the coding sequence ATGGAAGTTCAATTAAGAAAAGCTCAGAAAGAAGATTGTCCACGTTTACTTGAGTTGGTTAAGGAACTAGCCGAATATGAGAAAGCCCCTAAAGAGGTGACAGTCAGCATAGGCGAGTTTGAGTCGGCTGGCTTTGGAGAAAATCCCGTTTGGGAAGCATATGTAGCTGAGATCGGCGGTCAAGTCGTGGGAATGGCTCTTTACTATATCCGTTATTCTACATGGAAAGGCCGTAGGCTCTATCTGGAGGACATCATCGTCACTGAAAAGCACAGAGGTCAAGGCTTAGGTAAACTTTTGTTCGATAAAGTACTTAATATTAGTAAAGAAAAAGGCTATTCGGGGATGGTATGGCAAGTTCTTGACTGGAATGAGCCTGCAATAAACTTTTATAAGAAATACAATACCACTATTGAAGATGGCTGGCTAAATGCCTCAATATCCCACAATTAA
- a CDS encoding YggS family pyridoxal phosphate-dependent enzyme → MTTAEKIEKINSELENYSSLLIAVSKTKSVEEIMEAYAAGQRHFGENQVQELDEKRAQLPEDIIWHQIGHLQRNKVKYIAPYVGLIHSVDSLKLLLEINKQALKAGRIIDCLLQIQISGETTKFGLEYADAIDLLRSEEYRSMENIRIVGLMGIASNTPNEKMIKEEFHDLKVLFSGIKESFFKENADFKELSLGMSSDYKIALEEGSTMVRIGSLVFGERDYDKK, encoded by the coding sequence ATGACTACAGCAGAAAAAATCGAAAAAATCAATAGCGAGCTAGAAAACTATTCATCTTTGTTGATTGCAGTCTCTAAGACAAAAAGCGTAGAGGAAATCATGGAAGCCTACGCTGCTGGTCAACGTCATTTTGGAGAAAACCAGGTACAGGAGCTGGATGAAAAGAGAGCCCAATTGCCAGAAGACATTATTTGGCACCAGATCGGTCACCTCCAGCGGAACAAGGTAAAATACATTGCACCCTATGTTGGTTTAATCCATTCAGTTGACAGTCTTAAACTTCTACTGGAAATAAATAAGCAAGCACTTAAAGCAGGCAGGATTATTGATTGTCTTTTACAGATACAAATATCCGGAGAAACAACAAAATTCGGACTGGAATACGCTGATGCCATCGATTTATTACGCTCAGAAGAATATAGAAGCATGGAGAACATCCGAATTGTTGGCTTAATGGGCATTGCATCCAATACGCCCAATGAAAAAATGATCAAAGAAGAATTTCACGACCTGAAGGTTCTTTTCTCCGGCATAAAAGAAAGCTTCTTCAAGGAGAACGCTGACTTTAAGGAATTATCTCTGGGTATGTCTTCCGACTATAAAATTGCTTTGGAAGAAGGAAGCACCATGGTTCGAATCGGGAGTTTAGTTTTTGGAGAACGTGATTACGACAAAAAATAA
- a CDS encoding DUF4296 domain-containing protein, with translation MQRCLGILLLLILLIGCKEKPPAGVLKKNVMTNILYDIHLSEGYLYTSAVDSMRQRTADFNEGIYQHYQTDSATVRQSLEYYASRPQILQDIYNEIQGRLKKVEDGLRTAEEERYRSVFQADSINRAAKADSLNRIVADSIRMEQRKHMLYWESADSVDLKPKPWSWENALKLPFFPESTSEVEQNEIAPDTVVTDTIGNSGLRPASTVE, from the coding sequence ATGCAACGGTGTTTAGGAATTTTACTTCTGTTGATTTTACTGATTGGCTGTAAAGAGAAGCCACCGGCGGGCGTGTTAAAGAAGAATGTTATGACAAATATTCTTTACGATATACACCTTTCGGAGGGTTATCTGTATACGAGTGCAGTGGATTCGATGCGACAACGAACTGCGGACTTCAATGAAGGGATTTATCAGCACTACCAGACGGATTCGGCTACGGTTAGGCAAAGTTTAGAGTATTATGCCAGCCGGCCGCAGATCCTTCAGGATATTTATAACGAAATACAAGGAAGACTGAAGAAAGTAGAGGACGGGTTGCGAACTGCTGAGGAAGAGCGTTATCGGTCTGTATTTCAAGCCGACTCGATAAATAGAGCTGCAAAAGCAGATAGCTTGAATAGGATCGTGGCAGACTCTATTAGAATGGAGCAAAGAAAACATATGCTTTATTGGGAGAGTGCCGACTCAGTTGATCTAAAACCTAAACCATGGTCATGGGAAAATGCTTTGAAATTGCCTTTCTTTCCGGAAAGCACGAGTGAAGTGGAACAGAATGAAATAGCGCCGGATACGGTGGTGACCGATACAATTGGGAACTCCGGACTGAGACCTGCATCAACAGTAGAATAA